A stretch of the Streptomyces ortus genome encodes the following:
- a CDS encoding GntR family transcriptional regulator, protein MPSAPSPAVKSPPAAERVYAHVKQAVLERRYEGGTLLTEGELADAVGVSRTPVREALLKLEVEGLIRLYPKKGALVLPVSAQEIADVVETRQLVEAHAIRKAVPAAPALIERLTELLAQQQEQAAAGDLAGAAVTDRCFHAEIVRSGGNEILSRLYDQLRDRQLRMGVAVMHAHPDRITKTLTEHQEILDALRSGDAEAAVDLVHRHVSWFSNLARGDVR, encoded by the coding sequence ATGCCTTCCGCCCCGTCCCCCGCAGTGAAGTCGCCGCCCGCCGCCGAACGCGTATACGCGCACGTCAAACAGGCTGTACTGGAGCGCCGGTACGAGGGTGGGACCCTGCTCACCGAGGGGGAGCTGGCCGACGCCGTCGGTGTCTCGCGGACACCCGTGCGCGAGGCGTTGCTCAAACTGGAAGTCGAGGGGTTGATCCGGCTCTACCCGAAGAAGGGCGCCCTCGTCCTGCCCGTCTCCGCGCAGGAGATCGCGGACGTGGTGGAGACCCGGCAGCTCGTCGAGGCGCACGCGATCCGCAAGGCGGTGCCGGCCGCGCCCGCGCTGATCGAGCGCCTCACCGAACTCCTGGCGCAGCAGCAGGAGCAGGCCGCCGCCGGTGATCTGGCCGGAGCCGCCGTCACCGACCGCTGCTTCCACGCCGAGATCGTCCGCAGCGGGGGCAACGAGATCCTCTCCCGCCTCTACGACCAACTGCGCGACCGGCAGCTGAGGATGGGCGTCGCCGTGATGCACGCCCACCCGGACCGGATCACCAAGACGCTCACCGAGCACCAGGAGATCCTCGACGCGCTGCGCTCCGGCGACGCCGAGGCGGCGGTCGACCTGGTCCACCGCCACGTCAGCTGGTTCTCGAACCTGGCCCGGGGTGACGTCCGATGA
- a CDS encoding MFS transporter, with protein sequence MSSSPSLSLPGDPPGGRRAVTVWSVGVSVYFVAVIFRTSLGVAGLDAADRFHVNASALSTFSILQLLVYAGMQIPVGLMVDRLGTKKVLTFGVVLFTIGQLGFAFSPTYGTALASRALLGCGDAMTFISVLRLGSRWFPARRGPMVAQLAGLVGMAGNLVSTLVLARLLHGVGWTAAFAGSSVAGVVVLVLMLVFLKDRPEGHAPEPFPHRGAAYVRRQIAASWREPGTRLGLWVHFTTQFPAMVFLLLWGLPFLVEAQGLSRATAGELLTLVVLSNMLIGLVYGQIVARHHGARLPLALGTVLSTAVVWAGTLAYPAEHAPMWVLVVLCVVLGACGPASMIGFDFARPANPPERQGTASGITNMGGFVASMTTLFAVGVLLDATGGSYAVAFSAVFVLQALGLSQILRLRKLVARRERERLVASRVATVHVPA encoded by the coding sequence ATGAGCTCGTCCCCGTCGCTGAGTCTTCCCGGTGATCCGCCGGGTGGGCGCCGGGCCGTCACGGTGTGGTCCGTCGGTGTCTCCGTCTACTTCGTCGCGGTCATCTTCCGTACGTCGCTGGGCGTGGCGGGCCTCGACGCCGCCGACCGCTTCCACGTCAACGCCTCCGCGCTCTCGACGTTCTCGATCCTCCAGCTCCTCGTCTACGCGGGCATGCAGATACCCGTCGGCCTGATGGTCGACCGGCTGGGCACGAAGAAGGTGCTGACCTTCGGCGTCGTGCTGTTCACGATCGGCCAGCTGGGCTTCGCGTTCTCACCGACGTACGGGACGGCGCTGGCCTCGCGCGCGCTGCTCGGGTGCGGTGACGCCATGACGTTCATCAGCGTGCTGCGGCTCGGCTCCCGCTGGTTCCCGGCCCGGCGCGGACCGATGGTCGCGCAGCTCGCGGGCCTGGTGGGCATGGCGGGCAACCTCGTCTCGACGCTCGTGCTGGCCCGGCTGCTGCACGGGGTCGGCTGGACGGCCGCGTTCGCGGGCAGCTCGGTCGCCGGCGTGGTCGTCCTCGTCCTGATGCTGGTGTTCCTGAAGGACCGCCCCGAGGGGCACGCGCCCGAGCCGTTCCCGCACCGGGGAGCCGCCTACGTACGCCGTCAGATCGCGGCGTCCTGGCGGGAGCCCGGGACGCGGCTGGGGCTGTGGGTGCACTTCACGACCCAGTTCCCGGCGATGGTGTTCCTGCTGCTGTGGGGGCTGCCGTTCCTCGTCGAGGCCCAGGGCCTGTCCCGGGCGACGGCCGGTGAACTCCTCACCCTCGTCGTGCTCTCCAACATGCTCATAGGCCTGGTGTACGGGCAGATCGTCGCCCGGCACCATGGGGCGCGGCTGCCGCTGGCGCTGGGCACGGTCCTGTCGACGGCGGTCGTGTGGGCCGGCACGCTGGCGTATCCCGCCGAGCACGCGCCGATGTGGGTGCTGGTCGTGCTGTGCGTGGTGCTCGGGGCGTGCGGGCCCGCGTCGATGATCGGGTTCGACTTCGCGCGGCCGGCGAATCCGCCGGAGCGGCAGGGGACCGCCTCCGGGATCACCAACATGGGTGGGTTCGTCGCGTCCATGACGACGTTGTTCGCGGTGGGGGTGTTGTTGGACGCGACCGGGGGGAGTTACGCCGTCGCGTTCTCCGCGGTGTTCGTGTTGCAGGCGCTGGGGTTGAGTCAGATTCTTCGGCTGCGGAAGCTTGTGGCCCGGCGGGAGCGGGAGCGGTTGGTCGCCAGTCGGGTGGCGACGGTGCACGTTCCGGCGTAG
- a CDS encoding maleylpyruvate isomerase family mycothiol-dependent enzyme — translation MSLHPSLQSYADAWTHSIDAISDLVSPLMEGEWNRRTPCPGWSVRDIVSHVIGLDCEALGDPRPIHTLPRDLYHVTNEHQRYMEMQVDVRRHHTAPEMTSELEYTIIRRNRQLRNESRRPDALVRGPLGTEVTLEESMRNRAFDLWVHEQDLRTTLGRPGNLDSPGAYVARDVLLARLPKVVAKDAGAPANSAIVFDVHGPVEFLRTVRVDADGVGSIDGSPSLGPAATLALDWETYFRLACGRVTPEAVADRLKTEGDPDLTSAILHNFTVTP, via the coding sequence GTGAGTCTGCATCCCAGCCTTCAGTCCTACGCCGACGCCTGGACGCACTCCATCGACGCGATATCCGATCTCGTGTCACCGCTGATGGAGGGTGAATGGAATCGGCGGACTCCATGCCCCGGCTGGTCGGTGCGCGACATCGTCTCCCATGTGATCGGCCTCGACTGCGAGGCGCTGGGCGACCCCCGGCCGATCCACACGCTCCCCCGCGACCTGTACCACGTGACGAACGAGCACCAGCGGTACATGGAGATGCAGGTCGACGTCCGCCGTCACCACACCGCCCCGGAGATGACCTCCGAGCTGGAGTACACGATCATCCGCCGCAACCGTCAGCTGCGGAACGAGTCACGCCGACCCGACGCGCTGGTGCGCGGCCCGCTCGGCACCGAGGTCACCCTCGAAGAGTCCATGCGCAACCGGGCGTTCGACCTGTGGGTGCACGAGCAGGACCTGCGCACGACCCTCGGCCGGCCGGGCAACCTCGACTCCCCGGGTGCGTACGTCGCCCGCGACGTCCTGCTCGCCAGGCTCCCCAAGGTCGTCGCCAAGGACGCGGGCGCACCGGCGAACTCGGCGATCGTCTTCGACGTCCACGGGCCCGTCGAGTTCCTGCGCACGGTCCGCGTCGACGCGGACGGCGTCGGTTCGATAGACGGTTCCCCCTCCCTCGGCCCGGCCGCCACCCTCGCCCTCGACTGGGAGACCTACTTCCGCCTGGCCTGCGGCCGGGTAACCCCGGAAGCGGTCGCGGACCGCCTCAAAACAGAGGGCGACCCGGACCTGACATCAGCAATCCTCCACAACTTCACGGTCACGCCGTAG